In Zingiber officinale cultivar Zhangliang chromosome 8B, Zo_v1.1, whole genome shotgun sequence, a single genomic region encodes these proteins:
- the LOC122014436 gene encoding uncharacterized protein LOC122014436, with the protein MPLRPLDNALPSAEQPKKVAKVAASPSLSAKKAAAALAAASRVNDENTPNPPPPEQSVEYVPSEDLAALMDPESKIVVLLDELSSKDWIRGCEALNDLRRMALHHSSLLLPILGNATTVITKAMKSPRSALCKTSIMASADIFQSFGALLLSSTEDNAFDQLLLQLLLKASQDKKFVCEEAEKALEKMAMCMPPLPLLKKLQSCVNHANLRVRAKAAISMSKCISKMDIEVMTEFGIATLLRVAAELLNDRLPEAREAARAIIITLQGEFSKTNNNLKDDKESSASEAWQDFCFVNLPPIAAQSVAKIISL; encoded by the exons ATGCCTCTGAGACCCCTCGACAACGCTCTTCCCTCCGCCGAGCAGCCCAAGAAGGTGGCCAAGGTCGCTGCCTCCCCTTCCCTCTCCGCCAAGAAGGCGGCAGCTGCCCTTGCCGCAGCCTCCCGCGTGAACGATGAGAATACACCGAATCCGCCGCCCCCAGAGCAGTCTGTGGAGTACGTCCCTTCCGAGGACCTCGCGGCCCTAATGGATCCAGAATCAAAGATTGTG GTGTTGCTGGACGAGTTGAGCTCGAAAGACTGGATCAGAGGGTGCGAAGCGTTGAATGATTTGCGCCGGATGGCTCTCCATCACTCTTCTCTTTTGCTCCCGATCTT GGGAAATGCAACTACAGTAATAACTAAAGCAATGAAAAGTCCAAGGAGTGCGCTTTGTAAGACATCCATCATGGCCTCAGCTGACATCTTTCAGTCCTTTGGTGCACTGTTGCTCTCGTCAACTGAGGACAATGCTTTCGACCAGctg CTACTTCAACTTCTGCTAAAAGCATCCCAAGACAAGAAATTTGTGTGTGAGGAAGCCGAAAAGGCACTCGAGAAGATGGCAATGTGTATGCCTCCTCTACCTTTACTAAAGAAGCTTCAATCTTGTGTGAATCATGCAAACCTTAGAGTCAGGGCTAAAGCTGCTATTTCCATGTCTAAATGCATCTCCAAGATG GATATTGAAGTCATGACAGAGTTTGGAATTGCAACTCTTCTTCGAGTGGCAGCTGAATTGCTTAATGACAGACTGCCTGAGGCACGCGAAGCAGCTAGGGCCATAATTATCACCCTACAAGGTGAATTTTCAAAGACCAACAACAATCTGAAGGATGACAAGGAGTCATCTGCATCTGAGGCATGGCAAGATTTTTGCTTTGTGAACTTGCCTCCTATTGCAGCACAATCAGTAGCGAAGATAATTTCGCTGTAG